A stretch of Mesorhizobium sp. M2A.F.Ca.ET.046.03.2.1 DNA encodes these proteins:
- a CDS encoding ATP-binding cassette domain-containing protein, with product MSDIVLKTENLTKHYGGVHALQEANFELRKGEHVAIMGDNGAGKSTFVRQITGVEQRTSGKIWFDGKEVNFAGPIEAREAGIETVFQNLALADDLDVPSNLFLGREKVLFNLGPFSILDRKAMRKATEAALVRTAVKIPNLSSTIRHMSGGQRQCVAIARTATFASKLIIMDEPTAALGVQETAQVENIIRTLKENGEPLILVSHNMRQVFDLVDRIVVFRRGRIVANLRKQDTDGNDIVAYITGAKTGQAELQAA from the coding sequence ATGTCCGATATCGTTCTGAAAACCGAAAACCTCACCAAGCATTATGGCGGCGTGCACGCGCTGCAGGAGGCGAATTTCGAGCTGCGCAAGGGCGAGCATGTCGCCATCATGGGCGACAACGGCGCCGGCAAGTCGACCTTCGTGCGCCAGATCACCGGCGTCGAGCAGCGCACCAGTGGCAAGATCTGGTTCGACGGCAAGGAGGTGAACTTCGCCGGCCCGATCGAGGCGCGCGAGGCAGGCATCGAGACTGTGTTCCAGAACCTCGCTCTGGCTGATGATCTCGACGTGCCGTCGAACCTGTTCCTCGGCCGCGAGAAGGTGCTGTTCAACCTCGGCCCCTTCTCCATCCTCGACCGCAAGGCGATGCGCAAGGCCACCGAGGCAGCGCTTGTCCGCACGGCGGTGAAGATTCCTAACCTTTCCAGCACCATCCGCCACATGTCGGGCGGCCAGCGCCAGTGCGTGGCGATCGCCAGGACGGCGACCTTCGCCTCCAAGCTGATCATCATGGACGAGCCGACCGCGGCGCTCGGCGTGCAGGAGACCGCGCAGGTCGAAAACATCATCCGCACGCTGAAGGAGAACGGCGAGCCGTTGATCCTGGTCAGCCACAACATGCGCCAGGTGTTTGACCTGGTCGACCGCATCGTCGTCTTCCGCCGCGGGCGTATCGTCGCCAATTTGCGCAAGCAGGACACCGATGGCAACGACATCGTCGCCTACATCACCGGCGCCAAGACCGGCCAGGCGGAACTGCAGGCCGCCTGA
- a CDS encoding ABC transporter permease — translation MSQTSHGIGGLSYDAKKRPWPAEFNVFLALVILVAAFELVGRVFLGDSFLFNTRENVSGLFNEQRLQIIILQVSIVGIIAIGVTQVIICGGIDLSSGSIVGATAMIAMSFAQVATVNGNPNPKAMFINYGWTDLPVIVPLLVAVGCGLIAGLINGLLIAYTRIPPFIATLGMMVTARGIAKWWSKGQPISFPTDSFAAIGKGLMPVVIFISLAILFQLILTYTKYGKHCYAIGSNEDAARMSGIKIANHKVLVYAIAGILAAIAAVVLSSKNLTAQAGMGVMYELDAIAMAVIGGVSLSGGRGSIIGTVIGSLIFGVIISGFTFLRLDAYYQEMVKGVIIVGAVVLDQWRQRRRAIGA, via the coding sequence GTGTCACAGACATCGCATGGCATTGGCGGGCTGAGCTACGACGCCAAGAAGCGCCCGTGGCCGGCCGAGTTCAACGTGTTCCTGGCCCTGGTCATCCTGGTCGCCGCCTTCGAGCTGGTCGGCCGCGTCTTCCTCGGCGACAGCTTCCTGTTCAACACCCGCGAGAATGTTTCCGGGCTCTTCAACGAGCAGCGCCTGCAGATCATCATCCTGCAGGTCTCGATTGTCGGCATCATCGCCATCGGCGTCACCCAGGTCATCATCTGCGGCGGCATCGACCTGTCCTCGGGCTCGATCGTCGGCGCCACCGCCATGATCGCCATGAGTTTCGCCCAGGTCGCGACCGTCAACGGCAATCCCAATCCCAAGGCGATGTTCATCAATTATGGCTGGACCGACCTGCCGGTCATCGTGCCGCTGCTGGTTGCTGTCGGCTGCGGCCTGATCGCCGGCCTGATCAACGGCCTCTTGATCGCCTACACCCGCATCCCACCCTTCATTGCCACGCTGGGCATGATGGTCACCGCCCGCGGCATCGCCAAATGGTGGTCGAAGGGCCAGCCGATCTCGTTTCCGACCGACAGCTTCGCGGCCATCGGCAAGGGGCTGATGCCGGTCGTCATCTTCATCTCGTTGGCGATCCTGTTCCAGCTCATCCTGACCTACACGAAATACGGCAAGCACTGTTACGCCATCGGCTCGAACGAGGACGCCGCGCGCATGTCGGGCATCAAGATCGCCAATCACAAGGTGCTGGTCTACGCGATCGCCGGCATCTTGGCCGCGATCGCCGCGGTGGTGCTGTCGTCCAAGAACCTCACCGCCCAGGCCGGCATGGGCGTCATGTACGAGCTCGACGCCATCGCCATGGCGGTCATCGGCGGCGTTTCGCTGTCGGGTGGCCGCGGCTCGATCATCGGCACCGTGATCGGCTCGCTGATCTTCGGCGTCATCATTTCCGGCTTCACCTTCCTGCGCCTCGACGCCTACTATCAGGAGATGGTCAAGGGCGTGATCATCGTCGGCGCGGTCGTTCTCGATCAATGGCGCCAGCGCCGCCGCGCGATAGGAGCTTGA
- a CDS encoding LacI family DNA-binding transcriptional regulator: MAKRPTITDLARVSGVSVATVDRVLNSRLPVREETARRVYDAATEIGYHAAGLIKQRMRQELPEYRLGFLLLRGNDVFYGDFAKELELAVAQSQRFRGVAAIDFAASLAPDEIAAQMRGLAAKSRAIAVVGPDHPTLTAVVETMKARGQPVFSLLSDFAAGIREGYVGLDNRKVGRSAAWMIAKAARKPGKVALFVGSHRFHGHELREIGFRSFFREHAPDFTVMETLVNLEANDVTHDAMLDLLARHPDLAGCYVAGGGMEGAVSALRTARPAEMPVVICNEINAVSRAALADNILTMVISTPLAALCRELVGLMAHAIESGAANAPGQTFLPFDIYLPENI, translated from the coding sequence ATGGCAAAGCGCCCGACCATTACCGATCTCGCGCGCGTCTCCGGCGTCAGCGTCGCCACTGTCGACCGGGTGCTGAACAGCCGTCTGCCGGTGCGCGAGGAGACGGCGCGCCGGGTCTATGACGCCGCCACCGAGATCGGCTATCACGCCGCCGGGCTGATCAAGCAGCGCATGCGCCAGGAATTGCCGGAATATCGGCTCGGCTTCCTGCTGCTCAGGGGCAATGACGTCTTCTATGGCGATTTCGCCAAGGAGCTCGAGCTCGCTGTCGCACAGTCGCAGCGTTTTCGCGGCGTTGCAGCCATCGATTTCGCCGCTTCGCTGGCGCCCGATGAGATCGCCGCCCAGATGCGTGGGCTTGCGGCGAAATCCAGGGCCATCGCCGTCGTCGGTCCGGACCATCCGACTCTGACGGCGGTCGTGGAGACAATGAAGGCGAGGGGACAGCCGGTCTTCTCGCTGCTGTCGGATTTTGCCGCCGGCATCCGCGAGGGCTATGTCGGGCTCGACAACCGCAAGGTCGGGCGCAGCGCCGCCTGGATGATCGCCAAGGCCGCCAGGAAGCCGGGCAAGGTCGCGCTTTTCGTCGGCAGCCATCGCTTCCACGGCCACGAATTGCGCGAGATCGGCTTCCGCTCATTCTTTCGCGAGCACGCGCCCGACTTCACCGTGATGGAGACGCTGGTCAACCTCGAGGCCAACGACGTGACGCATGACGCCATGCTCGACCTCCTGGCCCGCCATCCCGATCTCGCCGGCTGCTATGTCGCCGGCGGCGGCATGGAGGGCGCGGTCTCGGCGCTGCGGACGGCGCGCCCGGCCGAGATGCCGGTCGTGATCTGCAACGAGATCAACGCCGTCTCGCGCGCGGCGCTTGCCGACAACATCCTCACCATGGTGATCTCGACGCCGCTCGCGGCGCTCTGCCGCGAACTCGTCGGGCTGATGGCCCATGCCATCGAAAGCGGCGCCGCCAATGCGCCGGGGCAGACCTTCCTGCCCTTCGACATCTATCTGCCCGAAAACATCTAG
- a CDS encoding YafY family protein yields the protein MRKASRLFEIIQILRLARKPVTAAAMAGQLEVTVRSVYRDIAALQAMRVPIEGGRGIGYILRPGFDLPPLMFSIEEMEAIVLSLALLERTGDDELKQAAKRVGAKIAGAVPSPLRQTLDANALHAWGFAAPSASAVDLAQVRRAIRDEEKLALSYRDEAGRASERIIRPVALIYYAETANIVAWCELRQAIRNFRSDRIEDCRPTNLWFKGEGDRLRQVWVDGWEINAAATGGN from the coding sequence ATGCGCAAGGCCTCGCGCCTGTTCGAGATCATCCAGATCCTGCGTCTGGCCAGAAAACCGGTGACCGCAGCTGCGATGGCCGGACAACTGGAGGTGACGGTGCGCTCGGTCTATCGCGACATCGCCGCCCTGCAGGCGATGCGCGTGCCGATCGAGGGCGGACGGGGCATCGGCTACATATTGCGCCCCGGCTTCGACCTGCCGCCGCTGATGTTTTCCATCGAGGAGATGGAAGCGATCGTGCTGTCGCTGGCGCTGCTCGAACGCACCGGTGACGACGAGCTGAAGCAGGCGGCAAAACGCGTCGGCGCCAAGATCGCCGGCGCCGTGCCGTCGCCCTTGCGGCAGACGCTCGACGCCAATGCGCTTCATGCCTGGGGTTTTGCGGCGCCTTCAGCTTCCGCCGTCGACCTTGCGCAGGTCCGCCGCGCCATCCGCGACGAGGAGAAGCTCGCTCTCTCCTACCGCGACGAGGCGGGACGGGCGAGCGAGCGCATCATCCGTCCGGTCGCGCTGATCTATTATGCCGAGACCGCCAACATCGTCGCCTGGTGCGAGTTGCGCCAGGCGATCCGCAATTTCCGCAGCGACCGCATCGAGGACTGCCGGCCAACGAACCTGTGGTTCAAGGGCGAGGGCGACCGGCTGCGGCAGGTCTGGGTCGACGGCTGGGAGATCAATGCCGCGGCCACCGGCGGCAACTGA
- a CDS encoding sugar ABC transporter substrate-binding protein — protein MKKLLLGVALSALMCSSAFAAKIGVSMALFDDNFLTVLRNGMIAQAKGMDGVELQVEDAQNDVAKQLDQIKNFAASGVDAIIVNPVDTSATQAMSDAAAAAKIPLVYVNREPVNVDKLPDNQAFVASNEADSGTLETKEVCRLFKEAGKKEANVYVIMGELSNQAAVQRTKDIDEVIATPDCSFIKIIDKQTSNWKRDEAQNLMTNWLSSGKAFDGVIANNDESAIGAIQAMKAANIDMKSVVVGGVDATQDALVAMQAGDLDATVFQDAAGQGAGALDAALKLAKGEKVDKKVYIPFQLVTPANIDKFLKKN, from the coding sequence ATGAAGAAACTTCTTTTGGGCGTCGCGCTTTCGGCGCTGATGTGTTCATCCGCCTTCGCCGCCAAGATCGGCGTTTCGATGGCTCTTTTCGACGACAACTTCCTCACCGTGCTGCGCAACGGCATGATCGCGCAGGCCAAGGGCATGGATGGCGTCGAGCTGCAGGTCGAGGACGCGCAGAACGACGTCGCCAAGCAGCTCGACCAAATCAAGAACTTCGCCGCCTCGGGCGTCGACGCCATCATCGTCAATCCGGTCGACACCTCGGCCACGCAGGCGATGTCGGACGCTGCCGCCGCGGCCAAGATCCCGCTGGTCTATGTCAACCGCGAGCCGGTCAATGTCGACAAGCTTCCCGACAACCAGGCCTTCGTCGCCTCGAACGAAGCCGATTCCGGCACGCTCGAGACCAAGGAGGTCTGCCGCCTGTTCAAGGAAGCCGGCAAGAAGGAAGCCAATGTCTATGTGATCATGGGCGAGCTTTCCAACCAAGCCGCGGTGCAGCGCACCAAGGACATCGACGAGGTCATCGCCACGCCGGACTGCAGCTTCATCAAGATCATCGACAAGCAGACCTCGAACTGGAAGCGTGACGAGGCGCAGAACCTGATGACCAACTGGCTGTCGTCCGGCAAGGCCTTCGACGGCGTCATCGCCAACAACGACGAAAGCGCCATCGGCGCCATCCAGGCGATGAAGGCCGCCAATATCGACATGAAGTCGGTCGTGGTCGGCGGAGTCGACGCCACCCAGGACGCGCTGGTGGCCATGCAGGCCGGCGATCTCGATGCGACGGTCTTCCAGGACGCCGCCGGCCAGGGCGCCGGCGCGCTCGACGCCGCGCTCAAGCTCGCCAAGGGCGAGAAGGTGGACAAGAAGGTCTACATCCCGTTCCAGCTCGTGACACCGGCGAACATCGACAAGTTCTTGAAGAAGAACTGA
- a CDS encoding SDR family oxidoreductase — MSGLAGRNSETRAIVTGGAQGIGFAVAEALADEGCRALALIGRSQEKGDKAVAVLKKNGVDAIFISADVAKVADCKRAVATALEHFGTLNALVNAAATSARGSLVETTEELFNQIFDTNVRGPFFLMQGLVAHLLERKAPGSIVNVLSMSAHAGQSFLTPYSTSKGALMTLTKNVASAYRKNRIRCNAVLPGWMDTEGEAIVQKKWHGASDDWLEKAEAAQPMGQLVKPAQLARLITYMLSPQAGVMTGSLVDYDQNIAGVIGE; from the coding sequence ATGAGCGGTTTGGCCGGTCGCAATTCAGAAACACGCGCCATCGTCACCGGCGGCGCGCAGGGCATCGGCTTCGCCGTCGCGGAAGCGCTTGCAGACGAGGGCTGCCGCGCGCTCGCGCTGATCGGCCGCTCGCAGGAAAAGGGCGACAAGGCGGTGGCAGTGCTGAAGAAAAACGGCGTCGACGCCATCTTCATCAGCGCCGATGTCGCCAAGGTCGCCGACTGCAAGCGCGCGGTCGCGACGGCGCTTGAGCATTTCGGAACCTTGAACGCGCTGGTCAACGCCGCCGCCACGTCCGCGCGGGGGTCGTTAGTGGAGACCACCGAAGAACTCTTCAACCAGATCTTCGACACCAATGTCCGCGGCCCCTTCTTCCTGATGCAGGGCCTTGTCGCGCATCTGCTGGAGCGCAAGGCGCCCGGCTCGATCGTCAACGTGCTGTCGATGTCGGCGCATGCCGGCCAGTCCTTCCTCACGCCCTATTCGACCAGCAAAGGTGCGCTGATGACGCTGACCAAGAATGTCGCCAGCGCCTACCGGAAGAACCGCATCCGCTGCAACGCCGTGCTGCCGGGATGGATGGACACCGAGGGCGAGGCGATCGTGCAGAAGAAATGGCACGGAGCGTCGGATGACTGGCTGGAGAAGGCAGAGGCAGCGCAGCCGATGGGCCAGCTGGTCAAGCCGGCGCAGCTAGCCCGGCTGATCACCTATATGCTGAGCCCTCAGGCCGGCGTCATGACCGGCTCCCTCGTCGATTATGATCAGAACATAGCCGGCGTGATTGGGGAGTAG
- a CDS encoding LysE family translocator has product MSYGENLWLFFVLLFGIIAVPGMDMLFVLANALTGGSNRGLAATAGIMLGGAVHTLNGAIGVGLLMHFVPVLFTPLLIVGAAYMAYIGISLMRSSITVGDDGPAGSRSAWQAFRQGLVTCLINPKAYLFILAVYPQFLKPAYGPIWMQATIMGLLTVATQAAIYGGLAVTAGRSRGLLVDNPRATIFAGRAAGLLLFGVSIFTAWEGLRAA; this is encoded by the coding sequence ATGAGCTATGGCGAAAACCTCTGGCTGTTCTTCGTGCTTCTGTTCGGCATCATCGCCGTTCCGGGCATGGATATGCTGTTCGTGCTGGCCAACGCGCTGACCGGCGGCAGCAACCGTGGCCTGGCCGCGACCGCAGGCATCATGCTCGGCGGCGCGGTGCACACGCTGAACGGGGCGATCGGGGTCGGCCTGCTCATGCATTTCGTGCCGGTGCTGTTCACGCCGCTGCTTATCGTCGGCGCCGCCTATATGGCCTATATCGGCATTTCGCTGATGCGCAGCTCGATCACCGTCGGCGATGACGGGCCAGCCGGCAGCCGCTCGGCCTGGCAGGCGTTCCGCCAGGGCCTGGTCACCTGCCTGATCAATCCGAAGGCCTATCTCTTCATCCTTGCCGTCTATCCGCAATTCCTGAAGCCGGCTTACGGTCCGATCTGGATGCAGGCGACGATCATGGGATTGCTGACGGTCGCCACACAGGCGGCGATCTATGGCGGGCTCGCCGTTACAGCGGGCCGCAGCCGGGGGCTGCTGGTCGACAATCCGCGAGCGACCATATTCGCAGGCCGCGCAGCAGGGTTGTTGCTGTTCGGGGTATCGATCTTCACCGCCTGGGAAGGGTTGAGGGCGGCCTGA
- the iolG gene encoding inositol 2-dehydrogenase, which produces MTLRFALLGAGRIGKVHARAVASNPQAKLVAVADAFEKAATELASAYGAEVRSIDAIEKAKDIDAVIICTPTDTHADLIERFAKAGKAIFCEKPIDLSVERVEKCLAVVEKTGATLMVGFNRRFDPHFAAVRKAIDDGAIGTVEMVTITSRDPGAPPLDYIARSGGIFRDMTIHDFDMARFLLGEEPVAVSAHASVLVDKKIGEAGDFDSVSVILETASGRQAVISNSRRATYGYDQRIEVHGSKGMVAAENQRPVSIELANDKGYTRPPLHDFFMTRYIDAYANEIASFIAAATAGKKAAPSGKDGLIALKLADAALESAKTGKTVRVD; this is translated from the coding sequence ATGACACTCCGCTTCGCTCTCCTCGGCGCCGGCCGCATCGGCAAGGTGCATGCCCGCGCCGTCGCTTCCAACCCGCAGGCAAAACTCGTCGCCGTGGCCGATGCCTTCGAGAAAGCGGCGACCGAGCTGGCCTCTGCCTATGGCGCCGAAGTGCGCAGCATCGATGCCATCGAAAAGGCCAAGGACATCGACGCCGTCATCATCTGCACGCCGACCGACACCCATGCCGACCTGATCGAGCGCTTCGCCAAGGCCGGCAAGGCGATCTTCTGCGAGAAGCCGATCGACCTCTCCGTCGAGCGCGTCGAAAAATGCCTGGCGGTGGTCGAGAAGACCGGCGCCACGCTGATGGTCGGCTTCAACCGCCGCTTCGACCCGCATTTCGCCGCCGTGCGCAAGGCGATCGACGACGGCGCCATCGGCACGGTCGAGATGGTCACCATCACGTCCCGCGATCCGGGCGCTCCGCCGCTCGATTACATCGCCCGCTCCGGCGGCATTTTCCGCGACATGACCATCCACGATTTCGACATGGCGCGCTTCCTGCTCGGCGAGGAGCCGGTCGCGGTCAGCGCCCACGCCTCGGTGCTGGTCGACAAGAAGATCGGCGAAGCCGGCGATTTCGATTCGGTCAGCGTCATCCTCGAAACCGCGTCCGGCAGGCAGGCCGTCATTTCCAACTCACGCCGCGCCACCTATGGCTATGACCAGCGCATCGAGGTGCATGGCTCGAAAGGCATGGTCGCCGCCGAGAACCAGCGGCCGGTCTCGATCGAGCTCGCCAACGACAAGGGCTACACCCGCCCGCCGCTACACGACTTCTTCATGACCCGCTACATCGATGCCTATGCCAATGAGATCGCCTCCTTCATCGCCGCGGCGACTGCCGGCAAGAAGGCGGCGCCGAGCGGCAAGGACGGACTGATCGCGCTGAAGCTGGCCGACGCGGCTTTGGAGTCGGCGAAAACGGGGAAGACCGTCCGCGTCGATTAG
- a CDS encoding 3-deoxy-7-phosphoheptulonate synthase, which translates to MLTTTDDLRVTEIRALSTPDEVMREIPRSLTATRTVAASRNTIHSILTGADDRLLVIVGPCSIHDPVAAVDYASRLAALRETLADRLEIVMRVYFEKPRTTLGWKGLINDPDLDGSFNIEKGLRMARNVLSAVNNLGLPAATEFLDMTIPQYIADLVAWGAIGARTTESQIHRELASGLSCPVGFKNGTDGNLRIAGEAVKSAAQPHHFMAVTKGGRSAIAATTGNEDCHVILRGGIQPNYDAASVDAAAAELGRIGIAPRLMIDVSHANSAKKPENQPKVAHDVAGQVAAGDERIIGVMIESNLVAGRQDVVPGKPLTYGQSITDGCIDWATTETVLHGLAGAVEWRRSVKRELLASRQGAA; encoded by the coding sequence GTGTTGACCACCACAGACGACCTTCGGGTCACCGAAATCAGAGCCTTGAGCACGCCGGACGAGGTGATGCGCGAGATACCGCGCTCGCTCACCGCGACGCGCACCGTTGCCGCCTCGCGCAACACCATTCATTCGATCCTGACCGGGGCCGACGATCGACTGCTTGTCATCGTCGGCCCTTGTTCCATCCACGATCCGGTCGCGGCCGTTGACTATGCCAGCCGTCTGGCGGCGCTGCGCGAGACCCTGGCCGACCGGCTCGAGATCGTCATGCGCGTCTATTTCGAGAAGCCGCGCACCACGCTCGGCTGGAAGGGGCTGATCAACGATCCCGATCTCGACGGCAGCTTCAACATCGAGAAGGGCTTGCGCATGGCGCGCAACGTGCTGTCGGCCGTCAACAATCTCGGCCTGCCGGCGGCGACCGAGTTCCTCGACATGACCATCCCACAATACATCGCCGACCTCGTCGCCTGGGGCGCCATCGGCGCGCGCACGACCGAAAGCCAGATCCATCGCGAGCTGGCATCGGGCCTCTCCTGCCCGGTTGGCTTCAAGAATGGCACCGACGGCAATCTCAGGATCGCCGGCGAAGCGGTGAAGTCGGCAGCCCAGCCGCATCATTTCATGGCGGTGACCAAGGGCGGCCGCAGTGCGATCGCGGCCACCACGGGCAATGAGGATTGCCATGTGATCCTGCGCGGCGGCATTCAGCCGAACTACGATGCCGCAAGCGTCGATGCCGCCGCCGCCGAGCTCGGCCGCATCGGCATCGCTCCGCGGCTGATGATCGATGTCAGCCACGCCAACAGCGCCAAGAAGCCGGAGAACCAGCCGAAGGTGGCGCATGACGTTGCCGGTCAGGTCGCAGCCGGCGACGAGCGCATCATCGGCGTCATGATCGAGAGCAATCTCGTCGCCGGCCGCCAGGACGTCGTGCCCGGCAAGCCGCTTACCTACGGCCAGAGCATCACCGACGGCTGCATCGACTGGGCGACCACCGAGACCGTGCTTCACGGCCTTGCCGGCGCCGTCGAATGGCGCCGGTCCGTGAAGCGCGAGTTGCTCGCCAGCCGCCAGGGCGCGGCATAA